The Hevea brasiliensis isolate MT/VB/25A 57/8 chromosome 1, ASM3005281v1, whole genome shotgun sequence genome has a window encoding:
- the LOC110668980 gene encoding proline-rich protein 4: MGILPLFRAALLCFYVSALFSATSSYGDNDKSTTVEVIGIGECADCAESNIQTSQALSGLRVTIDCKPENGKFKTRGAGELDEDGKFKVILPSDMVKDEKLKEECYAQLHSASATPCPAHSGLESSKIIFKSKSNGKHTFGLAGKLKFSPLTCTSTFLWPHFKFPPLPKWKLPPSKSFGHPYLFPPKVFPPLPPKVFPPLSPKVFPPLPPKIFPPKPLPPLPPKVFPPKPLPPPIPVYKPPPKPPVFKPPPVPIYRPKPKPPIFKSPPIPIYKPKPKPKPPVYKPPPVPVYKPKPKPPVYEPPSVPMYKPKPKPPAYEPPSVPVYKPKPKPPAYEPPSVPVYKPKPKPPAYEPPSVPVYKPKPKPPAYEPPPVPVYKPKPKPPAYEPKPKPPVYKPKPKPPMYKPPPIPIYKPKPKPPVYKPPPVPIYKPKPKPPVPIYKPKPKPPIVKPPPILPPPVPIYKPKPPVVKPPPILPPPVPIYKPKPPVFKPPPTPVYKPKPKPPIVKPPPILPPPVPIFKPKPPVVKPPPIVPPPIPIYKPKPPIFYKPLPPLPKIPPIYKKPCPPLPKLPPFPKIPPKPFHHHIFGKWPPLPPFSPIH, encoded by the exons ATGGGGATTCTCCCCCTTTTTCGAGCAGCACTTCTGTGCTTCTACGTATCTGCACTGTTTTCTGCAACCTCCTCCTATGGTGATAATGATAAGAGTACTACAGTGGAGGTAATTGGAATAGGGGAATGTGCAGACTGTGCAGAAAGCAACATTCAGACCAGCCAGGCACTTTCAG GGCTTCGTGTAACCATCGACTGCAAGCCGGAAAATGGAAAGTTCAAAACAAGGGGAGCTGGAGAGTTGGATGAAGACGGAAAGTTCAAAGTGATTCTTCCTAGTGATATGGTAAAAGATGAAAAATTAAAGGAAGAATGTTATGCTCAACTACACAGTGCCTCAGCAACACCATGCCCTGCTCACAGCGGTCTTGAGTCTTCCAAGATTATTTTCAAGTCCAAAAGCAATGGAAAACACACATTTGGGCTTGCAGGAAAACTGAAATTTTCACCTTTAACTTGCACTTCAACTTTCTTGTGGCCTCACTTTAAGTTCCCACCATTGCCTAAATGGAAACTTCCTCCATCGAAAAGCTTTGGCCATCCATATCTGTTCCCTCCTAAAGTGTTTCCTCCACTACCTCCAAAGGTATTTCCTCCGCTCTCACCAAAGGTTTTTCCTCCACTCCCGCCAAAAATCTTCCCTCCAAAGCCTCTCCCTCCACTCCCACCAAAAGTTTTCCCTCCGAAGCCTCTTCCTCCACCAATTCCAGTCTATAAGCCACCACCTAAACCACCAGTTTTTAAGCCTCCTCCTGTCCCAATCTACAGGCCAAAACCAAAGCCACCAATCTTCAAGTCTCCTCCTATTCCCAtctataagccaaaaccaaaacccAAGCCACCAGTCTACAAGCCCCCTCCGGTTCCGGTGTACAAGCCAAAACCAAAGCCACCGGTGTATGAGCCCCCTTCGGTTCCGATGTACAAGCCAAAACCAAAGCCACCGGCGTATGAGCCCCCTTCGGTTCCGGTGTACAAGCCAAAACCAAAGCCACCTGCGTATGAGCCCCCTTCGGTTCCGGTGTACAAGCCAAAACCAAAGCCACCGGCGTATGAGCCCCCTTCGGTTCCGGTTTACAAGCCAAAACCAAAGCCACCGGCGTATGAGCCTCCTCCGGTTCCGGTTTACAAGCCAAAACCAAAGCCACCGGCGTATGAGCCAAAACCAAAGCCACCAGTGTACAAGCCAAAACCAAAGCCACCAATGTATAAGCCTCCTCCTATTCCCAtatataagccaaaaccaaagccACCAGTGTATAAGCCTCCTCCTGTTCCCAtatataagccaaaaccaaagccACCAGTTCCAATCTACAAGCCAAAACCAAAACCACCAATCGTGAAACCTCCTCCAATTCTACCACCTCCTGTTCCAATCTACAAACCAAAACCACCAGTTGTGAAGCCTCCTCCAATCCTACCACCTCCTGTTCCAATCTATAAACCAAAACCACCAGTGTTTAAACCTCCTCCAACTCCAGtgtataagccaaaaccaaaaccaCCAATTGTGAAGCCTCCTCCAATTCTACCACCTCCTGTTCCAATCTTCAAACCAAAACCACCAGTTGTGAAGCCTCCTCCAATCGTACCACCTCCTATTCCAATCTATAAACCAAAACCACCAATCTTTTATAAGCCTCTCCCTCCACTCCCAAAAATCCCTCCAATTTACAAGAAGCCATGCCCTCCTCTTCCTAAGCTTCCTCCTTTCCCAAAGATTCCTCCAAAGCCATTCCACCACCACATCTTTGGAAAATGGCCTCCATTGCCACCATTTTCTCCTATTCATTAG